A region from the uncultured Macellibacteroides sp. genome encodes:
- a CDS encoding NAD(P)H-dependent glycerol-3-phosphate dehydrogenase — MNLPGKIAIMGGGSWATALAKIVLSTQGSINWYMRRPESVEEFKQLEHNPRYLTSVKFDISRITFYTNINQVIKDSDTLIFATPSPFLKQHLKKVKTSLADKFIISAIKGLVPDENMLITDYFAEYYKVPIENIAVIGGPCHAEEIALERLSYITLACPDIEKVKAISPVFKNQYLMNSVSKDVIGIEYASVLKNVYAIVAGVCHGMKYGDNFQAVFISNAIEEMRNFVDAIYGIERDITDSVYLGDLLVTAYSRFSRNRTFGTMIGKGYSVKTAQLEMEMIAEGYYGTKCIYEINKKYKVKMPILDALYDILYEKKSPTTIIRQLTETFK, encoded by the coding sequence ATGAATTTGCCCGGAAAAATTGCTATTATGGGTGGAGGTAGCTGGGCTACCGCGCTAGCCAAGATTGTATTGTCTACACAAGGCAGTATTAACTGGTATATGCGACGCCCGGAAAGTGTTGAAGAATTTAAGCAACTGGAACATAATCCGCGTTACCTTACTTCTGTCAAGTTTGACATAAGCCGTATTACGTTTTATACCAATATAAATCAGGTAATCAAGGACTCTGACACGCTGATATTTGCCACTCCGTCTCCTTTCCTGAAACAACATCTCAAGAAAGTAAAAACATCGCTTGCTGACAAGTTTATCATTTCAGCTATCAAAGGATTGGTTCCCGACGAAAACATGCTGATCACCGATTACTTTGCAGAATACTATAAAGTTCCCATCGAAAATATCGCTGTAATAGGCGGACCTTGTCATGCCGAAGAAATTGCTCTCGAAAGACTTTCTTACATTACGCTGGCTTGTCCGGATATAGAAAAGGTAAAAGCCATTTCACCGGTTTTCAAGAATCAATACCTTATGAATTCGGTATCCAAGGATGTAATAGGAATCGAATATGCTTCTGTGTTGAAGAATGTGTATGCCATAGTAGCAGGCGTTTGCCACGGTATGAAATACGGGGATAACTTTCAGGCGGTATTTATTTCCAATGCCATCGAGGAGATGCGAAACTTCGTGGATGCCATCTATGGAATCGAAAGAGACATTACCGATTCCGTTTACCTGGGAGATTTGCTGGTTACCGCTTATTCACGTTTTAGCCGTAACCGCACTTTCGGAACAATGATCGGAAAGGGTTATTCGGTAAAAACAGCTCAACTTGAAATGGAGATGATTGCCGAAGGATATTACGGAACCAAGTGTATTTATGAAATTAATAAAAAATACAAGGTGAAGATGCCTATCCTGGATGCCCTGTATGATATATTATATGAGAAGAAATCTCCGACTACCATTATCCGGCAGTTGACTGAAACGTTTAAATAA
- the lysS gene encoding lysine--tRNA ligase yields MNLIDLSEQEVIRRNSMEQLRNLGVEPYPAAEYITNAYSNEIKASFKDDAERRPVTLAGRIMSRRIMGKASFMELQDSEGRIQVYITRDDICPGEDKELYNTVFKKLLDIGDFVGVKGYVFRTQMGEISIHAEELTVLSKSLKPLPVVKVKDGVVYDGFTDPEMRYRQRYVDLIVNEGVKDIFIKRTKIFNSMRQFFNERGYLEVDTPVLQSIPGGASARPFITHHNALDIPLYLRIANELYLKRLIVGGFEGVYEFSRNFRNEGMDRTHNPEFTAMEIYVSYKDYNWMMEFTEQMLEKICLDVHGTTKVKIGEREIDFKAPYKRITMIDSIKENTGIDINGMNEDQLREVCIQLGVEQNETMGKGKLIDEIFGAKCEGLYIQPTFVTDYPIEMSPLTKKHRTNPELTERFELMVNGKELANAYSELNDPIDQRARFEEQLKLSEKGDDEAMFIDNDFLRALEYGMPPTSGMGIGMDRLVMYMTGQESIQEVLFFPQMRPEKTVRKDSADKYAALGIDEAWVPAMQKGGYLTIDTLKGLNPNKLRQELCEMNKKYKLELSNPTAEEVEAWIANADK; encoded by the coding sequence ATGAATCTAATTGATCTGAGTGAACAGGAAGTCATAAGACGCAATAGCATGGAGCAATTGCGGAATCTTGGGGTAGAACCGTACCCTGCCGCAGAGTATATAACGAATGCTTATTCAAACGAAATAAAAGCATCGTTTAAAGACGACGCAGAACGCAGACCGGTTACTTTAGCCGGCAGAATAATGAGTCGTCGTATCATGGGCAAGGCTTCTTTTATGGAATTGCAAGATTCTGAAGGTCGCATTCAAGTATATATCACCCGTGATGACATCTGTCCGGGAGAAGATAAAGAGTTATATAATACAGTATTTAAGAAGTTGCTAGACATTGGTGACTTCGTTGGCGTTAAAGGCTATGTGTTCCGTACGCAGATGGGCGAGATTTCCATTCATGCTGAAGAACTGACTGTTCTTTCAAAATCGCTTAAACCACTTCCCGTGGTAAAGGTTAAAGACGGTGTTGTATACGACGGATTTACTGATCCCGAAATGCGTTACCGCCAACGCTATGTTGATTTAATTGTAAACGAAGGCGTTAAAGATATCTTTATCAAACGCACAAAGATATTCAACTCCATGCGCCAGTTCTTCAACGAACGCGGTTACTTGGAAGTTGACACCCCTGTTCTTCAGAGTATTCCCGGTGGAGCCAGTGCGCGTCCGTTTATTACGCACCACAATGCACTGGATATCCCATTATATCTTCGTATTGCCAACGAATTGTATCTGAAACGTCTTATCGTAGGCGGATTCGAGGGTGTTTACGAGTTTAGCCGTAACTTCCGTAACGAAGGAATGGACCGTACGCACAATCCTGAATTCACAGCTATGGAAATCTATGTTTCTTACAAAGATTACAACTGGATGATGGAGTTTACGGAACAGATGCTCGAAAAGATTTGTTTGGATGTGCATGGCACAACTAAAGTAAAGATCGGTGAGAGGGAAATTGATTTCAAGGCTCCTTACAAACGTATCACCATGATCGATTCCATCAAGGAAAATACGGGTATCGATATTAATGGAATGAACGAAGACCAGCTGCGCGAAGTATGTATACAACTGGGCGTAGAACAAAATGAAACAATGGGTAAGGGAAAACTGATCGACGAGATATTCGGCGCCAAATGCGAAGGTCTGTATATTCAGCCTACCTTTGTTACAGATTACCCAATCGAAATGTCGCCTCTTACAAAGAAGCACCGTACAAATCCGGAACTTACAGAACGTTTCGAGCTGATGGTGAATGGTAAAGAACTTGCCAACGCCTATTCAGAACTAAATGACCCCATCGATCAACGTGCCCGTTTTGAAGAACAGCTTAAGCTGTCTGAAAAAGGAGACGATGAAGCGATGTTTATTGATAACGACTTCCTGCGCGCATTGGAATACGGTATGCCTCCTACAAGTGGTATGGGTATTGGAATGGACCGCCTTGTTATGTATATGACTGGTCAGGAAAGTATTCAGGAAGTTTTATTCTTCCCGCAAATGCGCCCTGAAAAAACTGTTAGAAAAGATAGTGCCGACAAATACGCCGCACTTGGAATTGACGAAGCCTGGGTACCTGCTATGCAAAAAGGGGGATATCTTACTATCGACACCTTGAAGGGTTTAAATCCGAACAAGCTGAGACAGGAACTTTGTGAGATGAATAAAAAATATAAACTGGAGTTATCGAATCCAACTGCCGAAGAAGTGGAAGCATGGATTGCAAATGCCGACAAATAA
- the nadD gene encoding nicotinate (nicotinamide) nucleotide adenylyltransferase: MKQTGIFSGSFNPIHIGHLALANYLCEFEGLDEVWFLVSPHNPLKEKEELMDDQFRYELTCKAINGYPKFKASDFEFSLPQPSYTIQTLNALREAFPDNNFQLIIGADNWQVIEQWKNYKELLTNYSILIYPRKGFDAVIPATCPNVRLVQAPMLEISSTFIREALREGKDIRFFLPEGIRNML; the protein is encoded by the coding sequence ATGAAACAAACAGGCATCTTCTCCGGTTCCTTTAATCCCATCCACATCGGGCACTTGGCTTTGGCCAATTACCTGTGTGAATTTGAAGGGCTGGACGAAGTCTGGTTTCTTGTCTCCCCCCATAATCCTTTAAAAGAAAAGGAAGAACTAATGGACGACCAGTTCCGTTACGAGCTTACCTGTAAAGCCATCAACGGATATCCGAAGTTCAAGGCGAGCGATTTTGAATTTTCGCTGCCTCAACCCTCCTACACGATTCAGACATTGAATGCTCTTCGCGAAGCATTTCCTGATAATAACTTTCAACTTATCATTGGGGCCGACAACTGGCAAGTAATTGAGCAGTGGAAAAATTACAAAGAACTTCTTACAAATTACAGTATACTTATATATCCACGTAAAGGATTCGATGCAGTTATTCCTGCAACCTGTCCCAACGTTCGTCTGGTTCAGGCACCTATGCTTGAAATCTCCTCTACTTTCATTCGCGAAGCCCTGCGTGAAGGAAAAGACATCCGCTTTTTTCTACCTGAAGGGATACGAAATATGCTTTGA
- the gmk gene encoding guanylate kinase translates to MAGKLVIFSAPSGSGKSTIINFLLKQGLDLHFSISATSREPRGNEKHGVEYYFLSPEEFKSKIAANEFLEYEEVYTDKYYGTLKSEVERLLTNGNNVVFDVDVVGGCNIKQYYGDRALSLFIQPPGIEVLRSRLEGRGTDSPEVIESRLAKATYEMTFAPKFDKVIVNDEIETAKAETLQVIRAFLEK, encoded by the coding sequence ATGGCTGGTAAACTTGTGATTTTCTCGGCCCCCTCGGGATCCGGCAAATCAACCATAATCAATTTCCTTTTAAAGCAGGGGTTGGACCTTCATTTCTCAATCTCGGCAACTAGTCGTGAGCCCAGAGGAAACGAAAAACATGGCGTGGAATATTACTTTCTGTCGCCCGAAGAATTCAAGTCAAAGATTGCCGCCAACGAATTCCTTGAATACGAAGAAGTGTATACCGACAAATATTACGGCACATTAAAAAGTGAAGTGGAACGTCTGCTCACGAACGGTAACAATGTGGTATTTGATGTAGACGTGGTTGGCGGTTGTAATATAAAACAATACTACGGAGACAGAGCGCTTTCTCTGTTTATACAACCTCCGGGGATTGAGGTTCTTCGCAGTCGTCTGGAAGGACGCGGCACAGACAGTCCGGAAGTTATTGAAAGCCGACTAGCCAAGGCTACCTACGAGATGACATTTGCGCCGAAGTTCGACAAAGTGATCGTGAACGACGAGATAGAAACAGCTAAGGCGGAGACGCTTCAGGTTATCCGCGCTTTTCTGGAGAAATAA
- a CDS encoding YicC/YloC family endoribonuclease, translating to MIQSMTGFGKVTAELPSKKVTVEVKALNSKQLDLSTRIPGIYKDKEMMVRSLLLQEVERGKVDFSIFIEYIGKDTPTQINLAAIEGYYNQIKVVADKLNIPVPADWFTTLLRLPEAIKSEISDVDESEWEVVMNTIKDAISHLKDFRIQEGAMLQKLFEQKIANIASLLERIGEFDSERIEKIKARISESIAKLNGVEIDNNRFEQEMIYYIEKLDVNEEKNRLDNHLKYFVSTMKNGHGQGKKLGFIAQEIGREINTLGSKSNHAEMQQIVVQMKDELEQIKEQVLNVL from the coding sequence ATGATACAATCTATGACCGGGTTTGGCAAAGTTACAGCCGAACTACCATCTAAAAAAGTAACAGTAGAAGTTAAAGCGCTTAACAGCAAACAACTCGATCTTTCTACTCGAATTCCAGGAATATACAAAGATAAGGAAATGATGGTTCGCAGCCTGCTTTTGCAGGAGGTTGAGCGCGGAAAAGTTGATTTTTCAATCTTCATTGAGTATATAGGAAAAGATACTCCCACACAGATTAATCTGGCTGCCATAGAAGGTTACTACAATCAGATAAAGGTTGTAGCCGACAAATTGAATATTCCGGTTCCGGCCGACTGGTTTACTACGTTATTGCGTTTACCGGAAGCTATCAAATCTGAGATATCCGATGTTGACGAAAGCGAGTGGGAAGTGGTAATGAATACCATCAAGGATGCCATCTCTCATTTGAAAGATTTCCGTATCCAGGAAGGTGCCATGCTGCAGAAGCTTTTCGAACAAAAAATAGCCAACATAGCTTCACTTCTTGAAAGAATAGGCGAATTCGACAGCGAACGGATCGAAAAGATTAAAGCGCGCATCAGCGAAAGTATAGCCAAGCTTAATGGAGTCGAAATTGATAATAACCGTTTCGAACAGGAAATGATTTATTACATTGAAAAGCTTGATGTAAACGAAGAAAAAAATCGGTTGGACAACCACCTGAAATACTTTGTAAGCACCATGAAAAATGGACACGGACAAGGTAAAAAGCTTGGCTTCATTGCTCAGGAGATTGGACGCGAAATCAATACGCTGGGATCAAAAAGCAACCATGCCGAAATGCAGCAGATCGTTGTTCAGATGAAAGACGAACTGGAACAAATCAAGGAACAGGTATTAAACGTATTATAA
- the tsaB gene encoding tRNA (adenosine(37)-N6)-threonylcarbamoyltransferase complex dimerization subunit type 1 TsaB encodes MSCILNIETSTPVCSVALSLDGKVVFSKMSMEGPSHAVLLGTFVADALAYIKSNSLKMDAVAVSSGPGSYTGLRIGVSMAKGLCFGYDIPLLAIPTLKIMAAKAVSLNRGVAGQLYCSMLDARRMEVYASVYDAELNECRKTTADIVTAETYESFLNKGPVCFFGNGADKCKEVIVHANATFLEAIYPLAEDMCPLAEASFAAGEFKDVAYFEPFYLKDFVATVAKNKVF; translated from the coding sequence ATGTCGTGTATATTAAATATTGAGACATCCACTCCAGTCTGTTCTGTTGCTTTGTCTCTTGATGGAAAAGTCGTTTTCAGCAAAATGTCTATGGAGGGACCATCTCATGCGGTTTTGCTTGGAACCTTTGTCGCCGATGCCCTTGCCTATATTAAAAGCAATTCGCTGAAAATGGATGCGGTTGCCGTAAGTAGCGGACCAGGTTCGTATACCGGATTGCGTATAGGTGTATCCATGGCTAAGGGGTTGTGTTTTGGTTATGACATTCCTCTTCTTGCCATTCCAACCCTGAAAATAATGGCAGCAAAAGCAGTTTCATTAAATAGGGGGGTAGCCGGGCAATTATATTGTTCGATGCTGGATGCCCGCAGAATGGAGGTTTATGCGTCCGTTTACGATGCAGAACTAAATGAGTGCCGTAAAACAACTGCCGATATTGTAACCGCCGAAACCTATGAGTCATTTCTGAATAAAGGTCCGGTTTGTTTCTTTGGTAACGGAGCTGATAAATGTAAAGAGGTAATTGTACATGCCAATGCCACTTTTTTGGAAGCGATTTATCCGCTTGCCGAAGATATGTGCCCGTTAGCTGAAGCCTCCTTTGCTGCCGGCGAATTTAAAGATGTTGCTTACTTTGAACCGTTTTACCTGAAAGACTTTGTAGCTACTGTGGCTAAAAATAAAGTATTCTGA
- a CDS encoding sodium ion-translocating decarboxylase subunit beta: MQESFFSFLGDNLITFLTYTGVYNATPGHIVMILVGLMFIFMAIKYEFEPMLLIPIGFGILVGNIPFLDAGLQIGVYEEGSVLNTLYQGVTSGWYPPLIFLGIGAMTDFSALISNPKLMLIGAAAQFGIFGAYVIALQMGFDPSQAGAIGIIGGADGPTAIFLSSKLAPQLMGAIAVSAYSYMALVPVIQPPFMRLLTTKKEKLIRMKPPRAVSSTEKIVFPIIGLLLTCFLVPSGLPLLGMLFFGNLLKESGVTRRLAETARGPLIDTITILLGLTVGASTQATQFLTVNSVKIFGLGALSFVIATCAGVLFVKFFNLFLKEGNKINPLIGNAGVSAVPDSARISHIVGQEYDPTNYLLMHAMGPNVAGVIGSAVAAGILLGFLG; this comes from the coding sequence ATGCAAGAGAGTTTTTTTAGTTTTTTAGGTGATAACCTTATAACGTTCCTCACCTACACGGGCGTATATAATGCGACACCAGGACACATAGTTATGATACTAGTGGGTCTGATGTTCATTTTTATGGCCATTAAGTATGAATTCGAACCTATGCTCCTTATCCCTATTGGATTTGGTATCCTTGTTGGTAACATTCCTTTTCTGGATGCAGGTCTGCAGATTGGCGTTTATGAAGAAGGTTCTGTGTTAAACACACTCTATCAAGGAGTAACATCAGGTTGGTATCCTCCGTTAATATTCTTGGGCATTGGAGCTATGACGGACTTCTCCGCATTGATTTCAAATCCCAAGTTAATGTTGATCGGTGCTGCTGCTCAGTTTGGTATCTTCGGCGCATATGTTATTGCTTTGCAGATGGGTTTCGACCCAAGTCAGGCTGGAGCTATCGGTATCATCGGTGGTGCAGATGGTCCTACTGCAATTTTCTTGTCTTCCAAACTAGCTCCTCAGTTGATGGGTGCGATCGCAGTCTCTGCCTATTCTTATATGGCATTAGTTCCTGTTATCCAACCACCGTTTATGAGACTTCTTACAACGAAGAAGGAAAAATTGATCAGAATGAAACCTCCCAGAGCAGTTTCTTCTACTGAAAAGATTGTTTTCCCTATTATCGGTTTGTTATTAACCTGCTTCCTTGTTCCATCAGGTTTGCCCTTGTTAGGTATGTTATTCTTCGGAAACTTGTTGAAAGAAAGTGGTGTAACCCGTCGTTTGGCTGAAACAGCCCGTGGTCCGCTGATTGATACAATCACAATCTTACTTGGTCTTACTGTTGGAGCATCCACACAAGCCACTCAATTCCTTACTGTAAACTCTGTAAAAATCTTCGGATTGGGAGCTTTATCATTTGTAATTGCAACTTGTGCTGGTGTATTATTTGTTAAGTTCTTTAATCTTTTCCTTAAAGAAGGTAATAAGATTAACCCACTTATCGGTAATGCAGGAGTTTCGGCCGTTCCCGACTCTGCCCGTATTTCACACATTGTTGGTCAGGAATACGATCCAACCAACTACTTGTTGATGCACGCTATGGGTCCGAACGTTGCCGGTGTAATCGGTTCGGCTGTTGCTGCCGGTATCCTTTTAGGATTCCTTGGATAA
- a CDS encoding biotin/lipoyl-containing protein — protein sequence MKQFKYTINGNIYNVTVNNVEDTFAEVEVNGTPYKVQMDKPAKKQMVTLKRPVQAPTTSSGAPVVARPTVPSSAGAVKTPLPGVILSIDCKVGDVVKRGQKIAVLEAMKMENNINADREGKIIEIKVSKGDSVLEGADIVIIG from the coding sequence ATGAAACAATTCAAATATACTATTAACGGAAACATATATAATGTAACCGTAAATAACGTGGAAGACACTTTTGCCGAAGTAGAAGTAAACGGAACTCCATACAAGGTACAAATGGACAAACCGGCTAAAAAGCAAATGGTAACGCTTAAAAGACCGGTCCAGGCACCTACGACTTCAAGTGGAGCTCCTGTAGTTGCACGTCCTACAGTTCCAAGTTCGGCCGGAGCCGTTAAAACTCCGCTTCCCGGTGTTATTTTGAGCATCGACTGTAAAGTTGGTGACGTGGTAAAACGTGGTCAGAAAATCGCGGTTCTTGAAGCTATGAAGATGGAAAACAACATCAATGCCGACAGAGAAGGTAAGATCATTGAGATAAAAGTAAGTAAAGGCGACTCCGTTTTGGAAGGAGCTGATATCGTAATAATCGGATAA
- a CDS encoding OadG family transporter subunit has translation MIKKKIGLLALFALLLSFGANAQLITSMRINEVLVVNETNYVDNYGLRNGWIELYNSSAGTVNIGGCYLTNDKNNPKKYRISKGDILTKIKPGQHALFLADDKTDRGTFHLNFSFDPTKENYVALYDNSGTTLIDEITIPAGQIADLSYGRVSDGSDQWTQLTRVSPSARNQLVESNVKVDNFQKNDSTGIAMTITAMAVTFLGLFFLYMIFKQVGKISIAASKRNAMKAKAKEGIAGSEVYTESGEEAGEIFAAIATALYEVTEDVHDVENTVLTINKVTRNYSPWSSKLYGLREVPKK, from the coding sequence ATGATAAAAAAGAAAATAGGGTTACTGGCGCTGTTCGCATTGCTTCTCTCGTTTGGGGCAAATGCTCAGTTGATCACGTCCATGAGAATTAACGAAGTATTGGTTGTTAATGAAACAAACTATGTTGACAATTATGGACTTCGTAACGGATGGATTGAATTATATAATAGTTCTGCTGGAACTGTTAATATTGGAGGATGTTATCTAACCAACGATAAGAATAATCCTAAAAAATACAGAATTTCCAAAGGAGATATACTCACTAAAATCAAACCAGGACAACACGCCTTGTTCTTAGCTGACGATAAAACTGATCGTGGAACCTTCCACCTCAATTTTTCGTTTGATCCAACTAAGGAAAATTATGTTGCTTTGTATGACAATAGTGGAACAACTTTGATAGATGAAATCACAATTCCTGCCGGACAAATAGCAGACTTAAGCTACGGACGTGTATCGGATGGTAGTGACCAATGGACGCAACTTACCAGAGTTAGTCCATCTGCGAGAAACCAATTGGTTGAGTCGAACGTTAAGGTTGATAACTTCCAGAAAAATGACTCTACTGGAATTGCCATGACGATTACAGCTATGGCTGTTACATTCCTTGGACTCTTCTTCTTGTACATGATATTTAAACAAGTTGGAAAGATTTCTATTGCTGCTTCTAAACGCAATGCGATGAAAGCAAAAGCAAAAGAAGGTATTGCCGGAAGCGAAGTTTATACAGAAAGTGGCGAAGAGGCCGGTGAAATTTTTGCGGCGATTGCAACTGCGCTTTATGAGGTTACAGAAGATGTGCACGACGTAGAAAACACTGTATTAACCATCAATAAGGTAACACGCAACTATTCTCCATGGAGTTCCAAACTTTATGGTTTACGTGAAGTTCCAAAAAAGTAA
- a CDS encoding acyl-CoA carboxylase subunit beta, with protein MSNQLEKVKELIQLREKARIGGGEKRIESQHKKGKYTARERIGMLLDEGSFEEFDMFVQHRCTNFGIEATKFLGDGVVTGYGTIDGRLVYVYAQDFTVFGGALSESLAMKICKVMDQAMKMGAPVIGLNDSGGARIQEGVNALAGYAEIFQRNILASGVVPQISGIFGPCAGGAVYSPALTDFNIMTRGTSYMFLTGPKVVKAVTGEDVTQEQLGGASVHATKSGVAHFAVDNEEDGLKLIRQLISYMPQNNLEEAPLVECNDPIDRLEDTLNDIIPDEANRPYDMYEVIGSIIDNGEFLEVHKDYAQNIIVGFARFNGQSVGVVANQPKIMAGCLDSNASRKAARFVRFCDAFNIPLVTLVDVPGFLPGTGQEYNGVILHGAKLLYAYGEATVPKVTVTLRKSYGGAYCVMSSKHLRGDMNYAWPTAEIAVMGPSGAVEVIFAKEVAAAEDPAKAQFDKEEEYKKAFANPYNAAQYGYIDDIIEPRNTRFRIIRALQQLQTKKLTNPAKKHDNLPL; from the coding sequence ATGAGTAACCAACTTGAAAAAGTAAAAGAACTAATACAGCTACGTGAAAAAGCTCGTATTGGAGGTGGAGAAAAGAGAATTGAATCTCAACACAAAAAGGGGAAATACACAGCCCGCGAACGTATTGGTATGCTTCTTGACGAAGGTAGTTTCGAAGAATTCGATATGTTTGTTCAGCACCGTTGTACCAACTTTGGTATCGAAGCTACCAAGTTTTTGGGAGATGGTGTAGTTACTGGCTATGGAACAATTGATGGCCGGTTGGTTTATGTATATGCACAAGACTTTACCGTTTTTGGAGGAGCTTTATCTGAATCACTTGCTATGAAGATTTGCAAGGTAATGGACCAGGCCATGAAGATGGGTGCTCCGGTTATCGGGCTTAACGACTCGGGTGGTGCACGTATCCAGGAAGGTGTTAACGCATTGGCTGGTTATGCTGAGATTTTCCAGCGTAATATCCTTGCATCAGGAGTAGTTCCTCAAATTTCAGGAATTTTCGGCCCTTGTGCTGGTGGTGCTGTTTATTCTCCTGCATTAACCGACTTCAATATTATGACAAGAGGAACCAGCTATATGTTCCTTACCGGTCCTAAGGTTGTAAAAGCTGTTACCGGCGAAGATGTAACTCAGGAACAATTAGGAGGTGCCAGCGTACATGCCACTAAATCGGGTGTAGCTCACTTTGCTGTAGACAATGAAGAAGATGGATTAAAGTTGATTCGTCAGCTAATCAGCTATATGCCACAAAACAATCTGGAAGAAGCTCCACTGGTAGAATGTAATGATCCTATTGATCGTTTGGAAGATACCCTGAACGACATCATTCCTGATGAAGCCAACAGACCTTATGATATGTACGAAGTAATCGGAAGCATTATCGATAATGGTGAGTTTTTGGAAGTTCATAAAGATTACGCACAAAATATTATTGTAGGTTTTGCCCGTTTCAACGGACAATCGGTAGGTGTTGTTGCCAACCAACCTAAAATTATGGCAGGATGTCTTGACAGCAATGCTTCACGTAAAGCCGCTCGTTTTGTTCGTTTCTGCGACGCGTTCAATATTCCATTGGTTACCCTTGTAGACGTACCTGGATTCCTTCCGGGAACAGGTCAGGAATACAACGGAGTTATTCTGCATGGAGCAAAATTGCTTTATGCTTACGGAGAAGCTACTGTTCCTAAAGTTACTGTAACATTGAGAAAATCATATGGTGGCGCATACTGTGTTATGAGTTCAAAACACTTACGCGGTGATATGAACTATGCATGGCCAACAGCCGAAATTGCTGTTATGGGACCAAGTGGAGCTGTAGAAGTTATTTTTGCCAAAGAAGTTGCAGCTGCTGAAGATCCAGCTAAAGCACAATTCGACAAAGAAGAAGAATACAAAAAAGCTTTTGCTAATCCTTACAACGCTGCTCAATACGGTTATATTGATGACATTATTGAACCACGTAACACCCGTTTCCGGATTATCCGCGCTTTGCAACAGCTACAAACAAAGAAGCTGACAAATCCTGCAAAGAAACATGATAATCTACCTTTATAA
- the mce gene encoding methylmalonyl-CoA epimerase codes for MDITHIEHLGIAVKSIEEALPYYEQVLGLKCYNIEEVADQKVKTAFFMVGQTKIELLEPTSEESAVAKFIEKKGEGIHHIAFAVPSVADALAEVEAKGVKLIDKAPRGGAEGLNIAFLHPKSTCSVLTELCEHPEK; via the coding sequence ATGGATATTACACATATTGAACATCTGGGTATTGCTGTAAAAAGCATCGAAGAAGCGCTTCCATACTACGAACAAGTATTAGGTTTAAAGTGCTACAACATTGAAGAAGTAGCAGATCAAAAGGTTAAAACAGCCTTTTTCATGGTTGGTCAGACAAAAATTGAACTTCTCGAGCCTACAAGCGAAGAAAGTGCCGTAGCTAAATTTATTGAGAAAAAAGGCGAAGGTATCCATCACATTGCTTTTGCAGTTCCATCGGTAGCAGACGCCTTGGCAGAAGTAGAAGCCAAAGGAGTTAAGCTGATAGACAAAGCTCCTCGTGGTGGTGCAGAAGGATTAAACATTGCATTCCTTCATCCGAAATCAACTTGTAGTGTTTTGACAGAACTCTGTGAGCATCCTGAAAAATAA